From the genome of Candidatus Methylopumilus turicensis, one region includes:
- the recX gene encoding recombination regulator RecX: MTLQTKGKKKPQVSLRQRALDYLAKREYSVAELAKKLNTVARQYELDTEVIPEILADFNKRNWVSDTRFTEQILHARKSKFGCARIANELREKGVSDELIFEAVQDIKENELVNAKAVWRKKYDAPPSSREEWAKQARFLQSRGFGFEIIKKVINEQKDDI; encoded by the coding sequence ATGACGCTGCAGACTAAAGGTAAAAAAAAGCCGCAAGTTTCGTTGCGTCAGCGTGCACTAGATTATTTAGCTAAACGCGAATACAGCGTTGCGGAACTTGCAAAGAAATTGAACACTGTCGCTAGACAATATGAGTTAGATACAGAAGTTATCCCCGAAATATTAGCGGATTTCAATAAACGAAATTGGGTATCGGATACTCGATTTACCGAGCAGATTTTACATGCACGCAAATCAAAATTTGGTTGTGCACGCATTGCAAATGAACTGAGAGAAAAAGGCGTCTCTGATGAACTTATTTTCGAAGCGGTGCAAGATATAAAAGAAAACGAACTGGTGAATGCGAAAGCTGTGTGGCGGAAAAAATACGATGCACCGCCAAGTTCAAGAGAAGAATGGGCAAAACAAGCGCGGTTTTTACAAAGCCGCGGCTTTGGTTTTGAGATAATCAAAAAAGTCATTAACGAGCAAAAAGACGATATTTAG